A genome region from Arachis duranensis cultivar V14167 chromosome 6, aradu.V14167.gnm2.J7QH, whole genome shotgun sequence includes the following:
- the LOC107494070 gene encoding LOW QUALITY PROTEIN: transcription repressor OFP15-like (The sequence of the model RefSeq protein was modified relative to this genomic sequence to represent the inferred CDS: deleted 2 bases in 1 codon) — translation MGKKMKLPSLLKNTSASASSSSSSWAWPSCHQPKTHSFRATKEIFKTYFDATVTAMDTLLLNTSEDSFFTVSPDSTSFSTTSDDDYTPSTKDDSSRVDFRKSMEEMVEAHGVKDWEGLEALLGWYLKVNGKSNHGYIVGAFVDLLVSLTLASSSSSTTSSSDSPSSSSSYSPSSPLSFYSSSLSSSCVSCLEAEQEPQEVDDGDDNDTPPASSSSLLEQDKEEIKYEHVASSSSSSSSKV, via the exons atgggCAAAAAAATGAAGCTCCCCTCTCTTCTCAAGAAcacttctgcttctgcttcttcttcttcttcttcttgggcTTGGCCTTCATGTCACCAACCAAAAACCCACTCTTTCAGAGCCACCAAAGAAATCTTCAAGACCTACTTCGACGCCACCGTCACCGCCATGGACACGCTACTTCTCAACACCTCCGAAGACTCCTTCTTCACCGTGTCTCCGGACTCCACCAGCTTCTCAACCACTTCCGACGACGACTATACACCGTCAACAAAAGACGACTCATCT CGAGTGGATTTCAGAAAGTCCATGGAAGAAATGGTGGAGGCTCATGGAGTGAAAGATTGGGAAGGTCTTGAAGCGCTTCTTGGTTGGTACTTGAAGGTTAATGGGAAGAGCAATCATGGATATATAGTTGGTGCTTTCGTTGATTTATTAGTCTCTCTTACActtgcttcatcttcttcttctactacttcATCTTCtgattctccttcttcttcttcttcctattctccttcttctcctttgtCCTTTTATAGTTCTTCACTCTCTTCCTCTTGTGTTTCTTGCTTGGAGGCTGAACAAGAACCACAAGAggttgatgatggtgatgataaTGATACTCCTCCTGCTTCTTCGTCTTCGTTGTTGGAGCAAGATAAGGAGGAGATCAAATATGAACatgttgcttcttcttcttcttcatcttcctcaaAAGTCTAA